One window of Tenacibaculum maritimum NCIMB 2154 genomic DNA carries:
- a CDS encoding sterol desaturase family protein, with product MDILFIESLMKKLEHMSVIVLVLMLIEWGILIVTNFVESKKEGVVSIVSYLIQSIPYFLLSKIMIVGTMFWLYEHRIFNLGFEWYIWVLAYILYDFTVFFIHYLGHKVRVLWCIHGVHHTAEDMNLTVVARGSIFDVFFTPFNFIWLPILGFHPFMIFVIEPIARLYATLTHVNEKVLGGNKWLEKILITPSVHRVHHAKNHIYLDRNYGETFSIWDRIFKTFQKELDNEEILYGIMHDKLNSENIWDVQFLLWKELWVDVKTAPTFSAKIKYLFKPPGWNHIDGGKRAGAYRREAWLDRNKTITQ from the coding sequence ATGGATATATTATTTATTGAATCTCTTATGAAAAAGCTAGAGCATATGAGCGTAATAGTGCTTGTATTAATGCTTATTGAATGGGGCATATTAATTGTTACGAATTTTGTAGAAAGTAAAAAAGAAGGGGTCGTAAGTATTGTGTCTTACTTAATTCAGAGCATTCCTTATTTTTTATTGTCGAAAATAATGATTGTAGGAACTATGTTTTGGCTATACGAGCACCGCATTTTTAATCTTGGATTTGAGTGGTATATATGGGTTCTTGCTTATATATTGTATGATTTTACAGTGTTTTTTATTCATTATTTAGGGCATAAAGTTCGAGTTTTATGGTGTATTCATGGAGTTCACCATACTGCGGAAGATATGAATTTAACAGTAGTTGCTAGAGGATCTATATTTGATGTTTTTTTTACTCCTTTTAATTTTATTTGGTTACCTATTTTAGGGTTTCATCCATTTATGATTTTTGTAATAGAGCCAATAGCTAGGTTATATGCAACGCTAACTCATGTAAATGAAAAGGTTTTAGGAGGAAATAAATGGTTAGAGAAAATACTAATCACCCCATCTGTTCATAGAGTTCATCATGCAAAAAACCATATTTATTTAGATAGAAATTATGGAGAAACGTTTAGTATATGGGATCGAATTTTTAAAACTTTTCAAAAAGAATTAGATAATGAAGAGATTTTATATGGAATTATGCATGATAAATTAAATAGTGAGAACATCTGGGACGTACAGTTTTTATTATGGAAAGAACTATGGGTAGATGTTAAAACAGCTCCTACATTTTCAGCAAAAATAAAATATCTTTTTAAGCCCCCAGGATGGAATCATATTGATGGAGGAAAAAGAGCAGGAGCATATCGTAGAGAAGCTTGGCTGGATAGAAATAAAACTATTACCCAATAA
- a CDS encoding PepSY-associated TM helix domain-containing protein: MSKRNYNIFFNTHTVSGIVISVALYVIFFTGAFALFKDEIDVWDKGSQVKSISKEQIDFDFLLNKLSEKNHLTSRDIRFNLARSTDDIYVLINPAKDTANIPLTAKYLTYLAINTQSGKTATYTEKYGLGEFLYRLHFFSQIPYIGGYLAGIISLFFLFAIATGVIVHWKKIIPNFYQFNPKIALKRVWTDAHTALGIIGLPFQFIFALTGTYFCLSILVLIPANFLYNGNQSKLMNDLLPNRTSSEWIAKTTRKLPSVNQFVIQNATRWKNFNLEYVSIKNYRGTNMKYQLVGALNSDDQFLSSGTISYDFSTGITTANAPNQIKYTNNIQHSMRRLHFANFGGIWVKAIYFVLAFITCFVIITGVLIWIEARNKKSMTLQQRLYTAKIGHVYLAICLSLFPIIALFFLVIKLLPEAYSTQKMTILYNGFFGCWLIASIFLRFKRDNYFTNKLTLLSGAILGYLVPISSGIVSGNWIWNTYNTKQFDILTIDMLWIILASTSLLAYLKITPKKQLQSAFNKHPINYKKELYTNTNKEVITSKTPTKNYIPMRTKIVILWIFLAIGWIVHHMYGLFNIYYNETLIMEGATGAAPMAHHVYRILFEGMCLFFGLLTLEVSKQWFRLSSFVWAIIAGLYNIYHLFEAIAYESGNISEIFMLLLVAIASIFLIINIYKWIKNR, from the coding sequence ATGAGTAAAAGAAATTATAATATCTTTTTTAACACACATACGGTAAGTGGAATCGTAATTAGCGTTGCTCTGTATGTTATTTTTTTTACGGGCGCTTTTGCTTTATTTAAAGATGAAATTGATGTTTGGGATAAAGGATCCCAAGTTAAAAGTATTTCTAAAGAGCAAATTGATTTTGACTTTTTGCTCAATAAATTATCCGAAAAAAACCACTTAACCAGTAGAGATATTCGCTTTAATTTAGCGCGAAGCACAGATGATATCTATGTATTAATTAATCCTGCCAAAGATACCGCAAATATCCCTTTAACAGCTAAATACCTAACGTATTTAGCCATCAATACTCAGTCTGGAAAAACTGCTACTTATACAGAAAAATATGGTTTAGGTGAATTTCTATATCGACTCCATTTTTTTTCTCAAATTCCATATATAGGAGGCTATTTAGCTGGGATTATTTCTTTGTTCTTTTTATTTGCAATAGCAACAGGTGTGATTGTTCATTGGAAAAAAATTATTCCTAACTTCTACCAATTTAATCCTAAAATAGCACTAAAACGTGTTTGGACAGATGCTCATACTGCCCTAGGAATTATCGGACTGCCTTTTCAATTTATATTTGCTCTTACAGGTACTTATTTTTGTTTAAGTATTCTAGTACTTATACCTGCTAATTTCTTATACAATGGTAACCAAAGTAAATTAATGAACGATTTGCTACCAAATCGTACTTCTTCCGAATGGATTGCCAAAACCACAAGAAAATTGCCTAGCGTAAATCAATTTGTTATACAAAATGCTACTCGCTGGAAAAATTTTAATCTAGAATATGTATCCATTAAAAACTATAGGGGTACTAATATGAAATATCAACTTGTTGGTGCGCTTAATAGTGACGATCAATTTTTAAGTTCTGGAACTATTTCTTATGATTTTAGTACAGGAATAACTACTGCTAATGCCCCCAACCAAATCAAATATACTAACAACATTCAACACTCAATGCGTCGTTTGCATTTTGCTAATTTTGGCGGTATCTGGGTAAAAGCTATTTATTTTGTGCTTGCCTTTATTACTTGTTTTGTGATTATAACGGGGGTGTTAATATGGATTGAAGCCAGAAATAAGAAGAGTATGACATTGCAGCAACGATTATATACTGCTAAAATAGGTCATGTTTACCTCGCTATATGTTTATCACTATTTCCTATAATTGCTTTATTCTTTTTAGTTATAAAATTATTACCAGAAGCGTATAGCACGCAAAAAATGACCATTCTGTATAATGGTTTCTTTGGTTGTTGGCTAATTGCTAGTATTTTCTTGAGGTTTAAAAGAGATAATTATTTTACCAATAAACTCACATTATTATCAGGTGCTATTCTAGGCTATTTGGTTCCTATATCAAGCGGTATTGTTTCAGGAAATTGGATTTGGAACACCTACAATACAAAACAGTTTGATATTTTAACTATTGATATGTTATGGATTATTCTTGCTTCGACTTCATTACTCGCTTATTTAAAAATAACACCTAAAAAGCAACTACAAAGTGCCTTCAATAAGCATCCTATAAATTATAAAAAAGAATTATATACAAATACTAATAAGGAAGTAATTACTTCCAAAACACCAACTAAAAACTATATCCCAATGAGAACAAAAATTGTAATACTTTGGATCTTCTTAGCTATTGGATGGATTGTACACCATATGTATGGTTTATTCAATATCTACTACAATGAAACTTTAATCATGGAAGGAGCAACTGGAGCAGCTCCAATGGCACACCATGTTTATCGTATTTTATTTGAAGGAATGTGCCTGTTTTTTGGACTACTCACCTTAGAGGTTTCCAAACAATGGTTTAGGCTATCTTCATTTGTATGGGCAATTATTGCCGGTTTGTATAATATATATCATCTTTTTGAAGCCATAGCTTATGAAAGTGGAAATATTTCGGAGATCTTTATGCTATTATTAGTTGCCATTGCTAGTATCTTCTTAATTATCAATATATATAAATGGATAAAAAACAGGTAA
- a CDS encoding heparan-alpha-glucosaminide N-acetyltransferase domain-containing protein, with product MKANNRIKSIDFVRGVSVLLMIPVHAMIVYATMDTWKHTLLGKVAQVLEKGTPMFLVVMGLSFVFSSRLSMQKIFKRGISVLSKGYLLNIFRFVIPIVFLGGFPKAFIEGSGLLTLGDPYNLVFYTLLGDILQLAGFSLIIMGIIIKFIKNKYAALILAMLIIGLSKGLSGFRFGIVGVDYICDLLWGNSYNVYFPVFPWMSFILIGLFFGMWYQEKGNDIRFMFDKILPFSIGFILLGGFLCYYDYQYHFGDYYHLGPGGTIILMGINLLIVWLGHILVIRIPHNKIFSIFYYSSKNVTSFYLIQWVLVYWGVLLFGYSEEKSQVKLLLIIIGITVLTFMILLIKEKVELMIGYKKSNKKVIA from the coding sequence ATGAAAGCAAATAACAGAATAAAATCAATAGATTTTGTAAGAGGAGTTAGTGTGCTATTAATGATTCCAGTACATGCCATGATCGTGTATGCTACAATGGATACATGGAAGCATACTTTATTAGGAAAAGTTGCACAAGTTTTAGAAAAAGGAACGCCTATGTTTTTGGTAGTCATGGGGCTATCATTTGTGTTTTCTAGTAGGTTAAGTATGCAGAAGATTTTTAAAAGAGGAATCAGTGTTTTATCAAAAGGGTATTTACTAAATATCTTCAGATTTGTGATTCCTATTGTGTTTTTAGGCGGTTTTCCTAAGGCTTTTATTGAAGGGAGTGGATTATTGACCTTAGGAGATCCTTATAATTTGGTGTTTTATACATTACTTGGAGATATATTACAGTTAGCAGGTTTTTCACTAATCATAATGGGAATTATAATCAAGTTCATTAAAAATAAATATGCGGCACTTATTTTAGCAATGTTAATTATTGGTTTATCAAAAGGGTTAAGTGGTTTTAGATTTGGTATTGTAGGGGTAGATTATATATGTGATTTGTTGTGGGGGAATTCTTATAATGTTTATTTTCCCGTATTTCCTTGGATGTCGTTTATTTTAATAGGATTATTTTTTGGAATGTGGTACCAAGAAAAAGGGAATGATATTCGTTTCATGTTTGATAAAATATTGCCTTTTAGTATTGGCTTTATTCTTTTAGGAGGTTTTTTATGTTACTATGATTACCAATATCATTTTGGAGATTACTACCATCTAGGCCCTGGAGGAACAATTATTTTAATGGGAATTAACTTACTTATAGTTTGGTTAGGGCATATTTTAGTAATCCGAATACCTCACAATAAAATATTCTCTATTTTTTATTATTCTAGTAAAAACGTTACTTCTTTTTATTTGATACAGTGGGTTCTAGTGTATTGGGGAGTGCTTTTATTTGGTTATTCAGAGGAAAAAAGTCAGGTAAAATTATTACTTATTATCATAGGAATTACGGTATTAACTTTTATGATTCTTTTGATAAAAGAAAAGGTAGAGCTTATGATTGGTTATAAAAAATCTAACAAGAAAGTTATCGCGTAA
- a CDS encoding helix-turn-helix domain-containing protein codes for MKTTMVNKGHQLKKLLEHQTTKNNCGLKTSVYQLESTYGEGNIISYYFDGLLINLIDANPKKEVSFTERNNSNSLKFSLLTEGEKAIKISPIETNDFISIKENNGYFSYIDDIKRNFVFYKNQPVKEIKIEMHNYFIQKHQLHSFLSNDKIKDNSQKSVQQLTPKMEEIASELFLNTQKGLLKRIFLESKVLSLLHERLSFQNKDLKKSDSILKKIHRVEAIIQSNIHEQISIQQLSRKVLLNQYVLKTEFKKIFGTTIFSYTNSLRMKKSKQLLLHTKKPIYEIADIVGYKNPTHFTAAFKKNAQMTPKEFRKQEIISPNSLKTN; via the coding sequence ATGAAAACTACAATGGTTAATAAAGGACACCAACTTAAGAAACTATTAGAACACCAAACCACAAAAAATAACTGTGGTTTAAAAACATCTGTTTATCAATTAGAAAGTACTTATGGAGAAGGTAACATTATTAGCTATTATTTTGATGGTTTATTAATCAACCTTATTGATGCTAATCCTAAAAAAGAGGTTTCATTTACCGAAAGAAACAATAGCAACTCTTTAAAGTTTTCTCTTTTAACAGAAGGTGAAAAAGCAATTAAAATCTCTCCTATTGAAACAAATGACTTTATTTCTATCAAAGAAAACAATGGTTACTTCTCATATATTGATGATATAAAAAGAAATTTTGTTTTTTATAAAAATCAGCCTGTTAAGGAAATTAAAATAGAAATGCATAATTATTTTATTCAAAAACACCAATTACATTCTTTTTTAAGTAATGATAAGATAAAAGACAATTCTCAAAAATCAGTACAACAACTCACTCCTAAAATGGAGGAAATTGCGTCTGAATTATTTTTAAACACTCAAAAAGGGTTACTAAAGCGTATTTTTTTAGAATCTAAAGTTTTGTCTCTCCTACATGAGCGGCTAAGTTTTCAGAATAAGGACTTGAAAAAATCCGATAGCATTTTAAAAAAAATACACCGAGTAGAGGCTATCATTCAATCAAATATCCATGAACAGATATCCATACAACAACTTTCTCGAAAAGTTTTACTAAATCAGTATGTGTTAAAAACCGAGTTTAAAAAAATATTTGGCACTACAATTTTTAGTTATACTAATTCTTTACGTATGAAAAAGTCAAAACAGTTATTATTACACACTAAAAAACCCATTTATGAAATAGCTGATATTGTAGGTTATAAAAACCCTACTCATTTTACTGCTGCTTTTAAAAAGAATGCACAAATGACGCCAAAAGAATTTCGTAAACAAGAAATAATTTCGCCTAATTCTCTCAAAACAAATTGA
- a CDS encoding DUF4374 domain-containing protein, which translates to MNIINNTMDTIWLKKIFFFSILATTLISCSEDNVVTPPQKSSTKYVVAFEANPVGKEEPIDYILELPSLEALTSGEINVKNKGIPQTGWRFFHQTNNTLFTAGYSKDVTCKSYEISTEGVLQEKSKFTFDKTLDSYASTEDGKMIAVELSYDGLGQKRFHIVDAKTGKVERIIAHDIDIDKGDGTKENPGSIPWVTGMVQRGNKLFVSYHKWLADGSYKTPDTERAYIAIFSYPSFEFEKIIYDTRTSPIGINGHNTGIVKTENGDLYSYSSSALSAGFTSAIKPSAILKIKNNTTEFDNDYFFDVENAPNGGKVYWMSYIGNGKAIARIINDDSVGAYEWGAFLKTDVLKMVVIDFYNKTVTDIAGIPNPHGQRYTTPAFIENGKVYISVTTPIETRVYIVDPESASAKKGAKVDAKSLKGIFKLKTDA; encoded by the coding sequence ATGAACATAATAAATAACACTATGGATACAATTTGGCTTAAAAAAATATTCTTTTTTTCAATTTTAGCAACTACTTTAATTAGTTGTAGCGAAGATAATGTAGTTACACCTCCCCAGAAATCTAGCACGAAATATGTTGTTGCTTTTGAAGCAAATCCAGTAGGTAAAGAAGAACCTATTGACTATATATTAGAACTTCCTTCTTTAGAGGCATTGACTTCTGGAGAAATCAACGTAAAAAATAAAGGAATCCCACAAACAGGATGGCGTTTCTTCCATCAAACTAATAATACCCTATTTACTGCTGGGTATTCAAAAGACGTTACCTGTAAAAGTTATGAGATTAGTACAGAAGGGGTTTTACAAGAAAAATCAAAATTCACTTTTGACAAAACATTGGATTCTTACGCCAGTACAGAAGATGGTAAAATGATTGCTGTTGAATTATCTTATGATGGTTTGGGACAAAAAAGATTTCATATTGTTGACGCTAAAACAGGAAAAGTAGAAAGGATTATAGCGCATGATATTGACATTGATAAGGGAGATGGAACTAAAGAAAATCCAGGATCTATTCCTTGGGTAACTGGCATGGTGCAGAGAGGAAATAAGTTATTTGTTTCTTATCATAAATGGCTTGCTGATGGTTCTTATAAAACTCCTGACACAGAAAGAGCTTATATTGCTATATTTTCATACCCTAGCTTCGAGTTTGAAAAAATTATTTATGATACTAGAACTAGTCCAATAGGTATTAACGGACATAATACTGGTATTGTAAAAACAGAAAACGGAGATTTGTATTCTTATTCTTCTTCAGCATTAAGTGCTGGTTTTACCTCTGCAATAAAACCATCAGCTATCTTGAAAATCAAAAATAATACTACAGAATTTGATAATGATTACTTCTTTGATGTTGAAAATGCTCCTAATGGAGGTAAGGTTTATTGGATGAGCTATATTGGCAATGGAAAAGCTATTGCTAGAATTATTAATGATGATTCGGTTGGGGCTTATGAATGGGGTGCTTTTTTAAAAACCGATGTCTTAAAAATGGTCGTAATTGATTTTTATAATAAAACAGTAACTGATATTGCCGGTATTCCTAACCCACACGGACAACGTTATACAACTCCTGCCTTTATAGAAAATGGCAAAGTATATATTAGTGTAACCACCCCCATAGAAACTCGTGTGTATATTGTTGATCCTGAAAGTGCCTCTGCTAAAAAGGGAGCTAAAGTTGATGCAAAAAGTTTAAAAGGGATATTCAAGTTAAAAACAGATGCTTAA
- a CDS encoding GNAT family N-acetyltransferase, with product MHAIDQKIFTRKIAMLGEISIRPIELNSDIKTLHNWVTQPYAKYWGMLNKTEKEVYLEYEEIEKQAYHNAYMGVLNGQSIFLMECYKASEDIIAEYYDAQENDYGMHVLVAPSQKRIPQFTWHIFSTIITYFFSMPKVNRIIVEPDVNNKKIHVLNKKAGFIYEKEIELPQKKAALAFCTRENYEEALKKL from the coding sequence TATTTACCAGAAAGATAGCAATGCTTGGAGAAATAAGCATTCGACCTATTGAATTAAATTCAGATATAAAAACATTGCACAACTGGGTCACTCAACCTTATGCAAAATATTGGGGGATGTTAAATAAAACAGAGAAAGAGGTTTATTTAGAGTATGAAGAAATAGAAAAACAAGCATATCATAATGCTTACATGGGGGTGTTAAATGGCCAATCTATTTTTTTAATGGAGTGCTATAAGGCTTCTGAAGATATTATAGCTGAATATTATGATGCACAAGAAAACGATTACGGAATGCATGTTTTAGTAGCTCCAAGTCAAAAAAGAATTCCGCAATTTACATGGCATATATTTTCAACGATAATAACCTATTTTTTTAGCATGCCAAAAGTGAATAGAATAATTGTTGAACCAGATGTAAACAATAAAAAAATCCATGTATTGAATAAAAAAGCAGGATTTATATATGAAAAAGAAATAGAATTACCACAAAAAAAGGCAGCCTTGGCATTTTGTACAAGGGAAAATTACGAAGAAGCTTTGAAAAAGCTATAA
- a CDS encoding nitroreductase family protein, with protein MSFEIITKIIRDRKTTYAYDFSNKKIDKTILESLITNALWAPTHKLTQPWRFVVLEGKHQEDLGRHMAEYYRALYDEEEFSNERYEETKEYAKNATLLALIFQPSKRAQLPEWEEIAAISSAVQNMWLSCTALNIGGYWDTAEATMSYGKQIQLEEGEKFLGIFYMGYLKEGIPSPNRRRKPLSKKLSWDFKE; from the coding sequence ATGAGTTTTGAAATTATAACTAAAATCATACGTGATCGAAAAACGACATATGCATATGATTTTTCAAACAAAAAAATAGATAAAACTATTTTAGAAAGTTTGATAACTAATGCTTTATGGGCGCCTACACATAAATTAACCCAGCCATGGCGTTTCGTAGTGTTGGAAGGGAAGCACCAAGAAGATTTAGGACGTCATATGGCTGAATATTATAGAGCCTTGTATGATGAAGAGGAATTTTCGAATGAACGTTATGAAGAAACTAAAGAATATGCTAAAAATGCAACATTATTAGCATTAATATTTCAGCCTAGTAAGCGTGCCCAACTGCCTGAATGGGAAGAAATAGCGGCAATATCAAGCGCGGTGCAAAATATGTGGTTAAGCTGTACTGCTTTAAATATAGGAGGCTATTGGGATACTGCTGAAGCTACCATGAGCTATGGGAAGCAAATACAGCTAGAAGAGGGAGAAAAGTTTTTAGGAATATTTTATATGGGATATTTAAAAGAAGGAATACCCAGTCCAAACCGTAGAAGAAAACCATTATCCAAAAAATTAAGTTGGGACTTTAAAGAATAA
- a CDS encoding IucA/IucC family protein, with the protein MLNNITHLQPNIWKIINQLLVKKAISEFSHELILAPELVHKKNNWSLYEITSDNGESTYHFKAKKFLLDHWHIDAKSISKINRYSEEEKVDALQFIVEFKNTLGISDTFLGTYLEEITSTLSGAAFKYANEKFTAIELTEKNFQEIEHALTEGHPCFVANNGRIGFNIDDYHKYSPEANVPFKVLWIAGHKKYANYTAIQGYEYEKLLVSELGEERIKMFKKELTDRGLSWKDYVCMPVHPWQWKNRIVHVFGADIAQQNIVMLGESDDDFSAQQSIRTLFNVSEPKKLYTKTALSILNMGFVRGLSPYYMQSTPYITKWITDLLAKDSYLQDNGFTMLGEIATVGYRNHYYEVLGKTNPYNKMLSALWRESPFTKINSNQRVISMAALLHIDYSNNSLLASLIEKSPYDATIWVQRYLKAYLAPLLHCFYKYEFVFMPHGENLILVLEENTPVYSLMKDITEEVIVFNDDMYLPEHADRLYTKTSDKMKVLSIFTDVFDCFFRFMGPQLESYAGFSEYAFWELVSECIYEYQKEHPEFNHQYERYDLFVEEFDRCCLNRLQLQNTKQMLDLTAPIESLKLVGTLKNPLAKFKKKEKVLEAVIQKV; encoded by the coding sequence ATGCTAAATAATATCACTCATTTACAACCTAATATCTGGAAAATTATAAACCAATTATTAGTGAAAAAAGCAATTAGTGAATTTTCTCATGAACTCATATTAGCTCCTGAGCTTGTTCATAAGAAAAATAATTGGAGTCTGTATGAAATAACTTCAGATAATGGCGAGTCCACGTATCACTTTAAAGCTAAAAAGTTTTTATTAGATCATTGGCATATAGACGCTAAAAGTATATCTAAAATAAATAGATATTCTGAAGAAGAAAAAGTAGATGCATTGCAATTTATTGTTGAGTTTAAAAATACATTAGGAATTTCAGATACATTTTTAGGAACTTATTTAGAAGAAATAACAAGCACACTTTCTGGAGCAGCATTCAAGTATGCAAATGAAAAGTTTACAGCAATTGAATTAACGGAGAAAAACTTTCAAGAAATAGAGCATGCACTTACGGAAGGGCATCCTTGTTTTGTAGCAAACAATGGTAGAATAGGATTTAATATAGATGACTATCATAAATACTCGCCAGAAGCTAACGTTCCTTTTAAAGTTTTATGGATAGCAGGTCATAAAAAATATGCAAACTACACAGCTATACAAGGATATGAGTACGAAAAATTATTAGTAAGTGAGTTGGGAGAGGAAAGGATAAAAATGTTTAAAAAAGAGCTAACAGATAGGGGGCTTTCTTGGAAAGATTACGTATGTATGCCCGTACATCCTTGGCAATGGAAAAATAGAATAGTGCATGTTTTTGGAGCAGATATAGCGCAGCAGAATATAGTAATGCTAGGAGAAAGTGACGATGATTTCTCAGCACAACAATCTATTCGTACCTTATTTAATGTATCAGAACCTAAAAAATTATATACTAAAACAGCATTGTCAATTTTAAATATGGGGTTTGTTCGCGGACTTTCTCCATATTATATGCAAAGTACTCCTTACATAACAAAATGGATCACTGATTTGTTGGCGAAAGATAGTTATTTACAGGATAATGGCTTTACAATGTTAGGGGAAATAGCTACGGTTGGATATCGCAATCATTACTACGAAGTATTAGGAAAAACGAACCCATATAATAAAATGCTTTCCGCATTATGGAGAGAAAGCCCTTTTACCAAAATCAATTCAAATCAACGCGTTATATCAATGGCTGCTTTGTTGCATATTGATTATTCAAATAACTCATTATTAGCGTCATTAATTGAAAAATCTCCTTATGACGCAACTATTTGGGTGCAACGTTATTTAAAGGCTTATTTAGCTCCATTGCTTCACTGCTTTTATAAATACGAGTTTGTATTCATGCCGCATGGAGAAAATTTAATTTTAGTATTAGAGGAAAATACTCCAGTATATTCATTAATGAAAGATATTACAGAAGAGGTAATTGTATTCAATGATGACATGTATTTGCCAGAACACGCTGATAGATTATATACGAAAACATCTGATAAAATGAAGGTTTTGTCAATTTTTACAGATGTTTTTGATTGCTTTTTCCGATTTATGGGGCCACAATTAGAGAGCTATGCTGGTTTTTCAGAATATGCTTTTTGGGAATTGGTTTCAGAGTGTATTTATGAGTATCAGAAAGAACACCCTGAATTTAATCATCAATATGAACGATATGATTTGTTTGTTGAAGAATTTGATCGCTGTTGCTTAAACCGACTACAATTGCAAAACACAAAGCAAATGTTAGATTTAACAGCTCCTATAGAGAGTTTAAAATTAGTAGGAACTCTTAAAAATCCATTAGCTAAGTTTAAAAAGAAGGAGAAAGTTTTAGAAGCAGTAATACAAAAAGTTTAA
- a CDS encoding alpha/beta hydrolase gives MRCLLIVAFLLSIIKSHAQEKLAGSYGLDPVVQSFLEEIHTYKGPPLQELSLDFGREAMEYMQKDTTITYDKVSFEKAVFKKKKNEVAVVIVKPKGAKRKLPALVYFHGGGWVFNSFETHKRLMADIAFKAKVAVVFVEYSRAPEATYPIANEEGYLVTSFIAKQGGKYGLNPDKIIVAGDSAGGNMATVVAMLVKERKELNLLGQVLLYPVTDTNLNTGSYERFSKGHYLSRATMEWFWKVYAPNKALHSLGKIAPLRASIEELKGLPATLLITAEYDVLRDEGEAYAKKMREARVPVISTRYGGTIHDFIVLNKLRNTEASRAALAQICDFLKNNFYKE, from the coding sequence ATGAGATGTTTATTAATAGTAGCTTTTTTATTATCAATAATAAAAAGTCATGCGCAAGAGAAGTTGGCAGGAAGTTATGGATTAGATCCTGTTGTACAAAGTTTTTTAGAAGAGATACATACTTATAAAGGGCCTCCATTGCAAGAGTTATCTTTAGATTTTGGAAGGGAAGCTATGGAATATATGCAAAAAGATACTACAATTACATATGATAAGGTTTCTTTTGAAAAGGCTGTTTTCAAAAAGAAGAAGAATGAAGTAGCCGTTGTTATTGTAAAACCTAAAGGAGCAAAAAGAAAGCTACCAGCGCTTGTTTACTTTCATGGAGGAGGTTGGGTGTTTAATAGTTTTGAAACTCATAAAAGATTAATGGCTGATATTGCTTTTAAAGCAAAGGTAGCGGTTGTTTTTGTTGAGTATTCGAGAGCTCCAGAAGCTACTTATCCGATAGCAAATGAAGAAGGTTATTTGGTAACATCTTTTATAGCTAAGCAAGGAGGAAAATATGGACTAAACCCTGATAAAATTATAGTAGCAGGAGATAGTGCAGGAGGAAACATGGCTACTGTAGTAGCCATGCTAGTCAAAGAAAGAAAAGAACTTAATCTTTTAGGACAGGTGTTATTATATCCAGTAACAGATACTAATTTAAATACAGGTTCATACGAGCGTTTTTCTAAAGGTCATTACTTATCAAGAGCAACGATGGAGTGGTTTTGGAAAGTGTATGCTCCAAATAAAGCATTACATTCTTTAGGAAAAATAGCCCCGTTAAGAGCCAGTATAGAGGAACTGAAAGGTTTGCCTGCTACATTATTGATTACTGCTGAATATGATGTTTTAAGAGATGAAGGAGAAGCATATGCAAAAAAGATGCGAGAAGCAAGAGTTCCAGTTATATCTACTAGGTATGGAGGAACCATACATGATTTTATTGTATTAAATAAATTAAGAAATACAGAGGCATCTAGGGCTGCATTGGCACAGATATGTGATTTTTTGAAAAATAATTTTTATAAAGAATAA